From one Shewanella sp. GD04112 genomic stretch:
- a CDS encoding rhodanese-like domain-containing protein — MQEYIEFFKAHTMLSLAWVGLFVMLVVSVIKSSFSKIKNVTHQELTTMVNRQDAKVVDVRSNDEFRKGHIVDAVNVTLADIKNNQVSALEKFKDSPIILVCNAGMTSSQAAQLLSKQGFENLYNLKGGMGEWQAANMPVSKSKR, encoded by the coding sequence ATGCAAGAATATATCGAATTTTTTAAGGCTCACACTATGCTAAGTCTGGCTTGGGTGGGTTTGTTTGTAATGCTTGTGGTCAGTGTGATCAAATCGAGCTTCTCTAAAATCAAAAATGTCACTCATCAAGAACTCACCACTATGGTGAACAGACAAGACGCTAAAGTCGTGGATGTGCGTTCAAATGACGAGTTCCGTAAGGGCCATATTGTTGATGCAGTTAACGTTACGCTCGCGGATATCAAAAATAATCAGGTTTCAGCCCTTGAAAAGTTCAAAGACAGTCCCATTATACTGGTATGCAATGCTGGCATGACCTCGTCTCAAGCGGCTCAGCTTTTAAGTAAACAAGGTTTTGAAAACCTATATAACTTGAAAGGTGGTATGGGTGAATGGCAGGCAGCGAATATGCCTGTTTCAAAAAGCAAAAGATAA
- the secB gene encoding protein-export chaperone SecB, producing MAEVANNEQQAPQFNIQRVYTKDVSFETPNSPAVFQKEWNPEVKLDLDTRSAKLADDVYEVVLSLTVTAQNAGETAFLCEVQQAGIFSIAGLTEPQLAHSLGAYCPNILFPYAREAVGSLVGRGTFPQLNLAPVNFDALFAQYVQQRQAAAAAPAAEEANA from the coding sequence ATGGCTGAAGTAGCAAACAACGAACAACAAGCCCCACAATTCAACATCCAACGTGTTTACACTAAAGATGTTTCTTTCGAAACACCTAACAGCCCAGCTGTATTCCAAAAAGAATGGAATCCAGAAGTTAAGTTAGATTTAGACACTCGCAGCGCTAAATTAGCCGACGACGTATACGAAGTGGTTCTGTCTTTGACTGTGACTGCACAAAACGCTGGCGAAACTGCATTCCTGTGTGAAGTACAACAAGCAGGTATCTTCTCAATCGCAGGTCTGACTGAGCCACAACTGGCTCACTCATTAGGTGCATACTGCCCTAACATCCTATTCCCATATGCGCGTGAAGCTGTAGGTAGCTTAGTGGGTCGTGGTACTTTCCCACAACTGAACTTAGCACCAGTAAACTTCGACGCTCTGTTCGCACAATACGTGCAACAACGTCAAGCCGCAGCAGCTGCACCAGCAGCCGAAGAAGCTAACGCTTAA